The genomic interval GTCAAAGAATCCAAGAAGTTCATAGGGTTGTTAATGAGACTAAACGGATAGTCTCTCAAGGTTTTGACGTTATAATCTCATCTGCAAGGACAAAGGAAGCGGTGTCTGGAGATTTGAAGATTGGGGAATCTTTGGGGATGACAAGCGTTGAGGTGAGTAATATAATAGGGTTGGTTCTAGGGGAGATCGCAAGTGAAGTATCTGCAATTGGAGGTGTATCTGGAATATTTTTGACAGGAGGTACGACAGCAAATCGAGCCCTGGAAGTGATGGGTGCGTATGGAACAGAGGTTGATGATGAGGTCTCCCCAGGTATACCATCATCTATCATAGTTGGGGGGAGATGTTCAGGTTTGAGGATAGTCACAAAGGCAGGTGGATTCGGTGATGAAGATGCCATAATGAAGTGGATTAGATACTTGAAGATGAAAGGTGGGAAATGAAGGTTTGGATAGAGGAGAATTTCGACCTGTAATAGGAATAACCATGGGAGACGCGGCTGGCATAGGCCCTGAAATAATAGATAAAGCCCTGTCAAAAGAGGAATTCTATAGAATAGCCAGACCCTTAGTGATAGGTGACGCGGCTGTCCTAGCAGATGCATTGAAGGTTGCTAAGGTCAATGTCAAGATAAGGCCAGTAAATAGCTCATCCTCAGCAAAGTTTGAGATCGGCACGATCGATGTTATAGATTTGAAGAACATCAACCTCTCTGAGTTGAAGATGGGGCAGGTCCAGGCGATGGCTGGGAAGGCTGCGGTTGAATATGTAAAGAAGGCCGTCGAAATGGCCCTGAAGGGTGAGATAGACGCCATAGTCACAGCTCCACTCAATAAGGAAGCTATGAATCTTGCTGGTTACGATTATGCAGGGCACACAGAGATACTTGCCGATCTCACAAGAACCGAGAATTATGCAATGATGCTGGTTGCTGGAAAACTTAGGGTTGTCCACGTAACAACCCACATGTCTATGTTGCAGGCATGCGCCTCGATAAAGAAGGAGAGAGTCCTAACCACTATAAGGCTCACATATGAGGCTGTTCAGAGGTTAGGGATCCCTAATCCAAAGATTGCCGTCGCAGGCTTAAATCCACATGCGGGTGAGGGTGGTCTCTTCGGCGATGAGGAGT from Candidatus Bathyarchaeota archaeon carries:
- the pdxA gene encoding 4-hydroxythreonine-4-phosphate dehydrogenase PdxA; translation: MDRGEFRPVIGITMGDAAGIGPEIIDKALSKEEFYRIARPLVIGDAAVLADALKVAKVNVKIRPVNSSSSAKFEIGTIDVIDLKNINLSELKMGQVQAMAGKAAVEYVKKAVEMALKGEIDAIVTAPLNKEAMNLAGYDYAGHTEILADLTRTENYAMMLVAGKLRVVHVTTHMSMLQACASIKKERVLTTIRLTYEAVQRLGIPNPKIAVAGLNPHAGEGGLFGDEELKEISPAIEEARRMGIAAIGPMPPDTVFLRASRGEYDAVVAMYHDQGHIPVKMLGFESGVNVTVG